The Streptomyces sp. NBC_01317 genomic interval CTGAGCGTGTCCGCGGGCGCGCCGGTGCTCCCGTGCTTCCCGTCGCCGGGCAGGCTGATCGACAGCCTTCCCGGCGACGTCCGTTGCGGGAGCGCGTGTGCTCCTGGGCGCGGCGAGAACCGGGGGCGTGCGGAGAAACCGGCTCCGAGCCCCTTGGCGCCCGTGTGCGCCCCCCTGGGACACTCCCGCGCCCGGATGCCCGGCCACCCGCCCAAAGGCCGGTGGCGGTGCCGTGGGGCGGTTTCACGCCGCCCTCCCACGCTCCGGGAGTACACCGCCGCACGTCCAGGCACGCCGGAAGGACGGATCCGGCGTGCGCGGGTCCGTCCTCCCGAGGTGACGTTTCTGCTGTTATGCGTGAGGCGGGAGATCAGCCCTCGTCGTGCGCGACGGCACGGCGGGCGTCCGCGTCCAGGACTCCCCAGCTGATCAGCTGCTCGGTCAGGACCGACGGCGACTGGTCGTAGATGACCGCGAGGGTGCGCAGGTCGTCCTGGCGGATCGACAGCACCTTGCCGTTGTAATCCCCGCGCTGGCTCTGGATCGTCGCCGCGTAACGCTGGAGAGGGCCTGCCTTCTCCTGCGGGACATGGGCCAGGCGCTCCAGCTGGAGGACCAGCTTCGGCGGCGGCTCGGCGGCGCCGCCGGGCGTCGTACCGGGCAGGAGCTCCTGCACCGGGACCCCGTAGAAATCCGCCAGCTCGGCGAGGCGCTGCACCGTGACGGCACGGTCGCCGCGCTCGTACGAACCGACCACGACGGCCTTCCAGCGGCCCTGGGACTTCTCCTCCACGCCATGGAGCGAGAGGCCCTGCTGGGTGCGGATGGCGCGGAGTTTGGCCCCGAGCTGCTTTGCGTATTCGCTGGACATATAGCTCCCCGGACGAAGTCTGGTAACTCACTGTGAGGTTACGCAGCGTTACTTGGATGCGTCAAGCCGAATGGTCCGTACCGCCCTTCCGCACAGCCTCGCGGCTCGTCCCCCGCAGGGGCGCCACCAGGCACTCCACCGTGCCCTGCTAACGTGGGTGGCGCAATTTCGACGTCCTTTAAGATCCGTCCCGTGAGGCGGAGAAGGAGGTCCGTTTCCAATGGACTCGCACAGCCCTGCCCACAGCTCCGAGGCCGCCCGCCCCGTGCTGGAGGCCCCCGACATCGCCCGGGTCCTCACCCGCATCGCCCACGAGATCGTCGAACGCGCCAGGGGCGCCGACGACGTGGTGCTGCTCGGCATCCCGACCCGCGGTGTCTACCTCGCCCGCCGGCTCGCGGACCGGCTCGCGGAGATCACCGGCCGCGTGATCCCGGTCGGCTCCCTGGACATCACCATGTACCGCGACGACCTGCGCATGCGGCCCGCCCGCGCGCTGGGCCGTACCGACATCCCCGCCGACGGGGTCGACGGACGCCTCGTGGTCCTCGTGGACGACGTGCTCTTCTCCGGCCGTACGATCCGCGCGGCGCTCGACGCGCTCGGCGACATCGGCCGCCCCAGGGCCGTCCAGCTCGCGGTCCTCGTCGACCGCGGCCACCGCGAACTGCCGATCCGCGCCGACTACGTCGGCAAGAACCTCCCCACGTCGCTGCGGGAGACGGTCAAGGTCCAGCTCGCCGAGGAGGACGGGCGCGACACGGTCCTGCTCGGCCTGCGCGGGCCGGACACGCCCTAGCCGAAGCCCCGTACGCCTCCGACCCACCCGTACGGCAGCGCTCGCGCGCCCGCACACCGCCACCACCTCCGGAGCAGACACCCGATGCTGCGTCTCCCAGGGACAAGCCCCCGCACGCCCGGCCACCTCATCTCCGCCGGCGATCTCACCCGCGACGAAGCCGTCCACATCCTCGACACCGCCGAGGAGATGGCCAGGGTCGCCGACCGGCCCATCAAAAAACTGCCCACCCTCCGCGGCCGTACCGTCGTCAACCTCTTCTTCGAGGACTCGACCAGGACCCGGATCTCCTTCGAGGCCGCCGCCAAGCGCCTCTCCGCGGACGTCATCAACTTCTCCGCGAAGGGCTCGTCCGTCTCCAAGGGCGAGTCGCTCAAGGACACCGCGCTGACCCTGGAGGCGATGGGCGCGGACGCCGTCGTCATCCGGCACGGCGCCTCCGGCGCCCCCTACCGGCTCGCCACCTCGGGCTGGATCGAAGGGGTCGTCGTCAACGCGGGCGACGGCACCCACGAACACCCCACCCAGGCCCTCCTCGACGCGTTCACCCTGCGCCGCCGCCTCGTCGGCGCCGACCAGGGCGTCGGCCGCGACCTGGAAGGGCGCCGGGTCACGATCGTCGGCGACGTCCTGCACAGCCGGGTCGCCCGCTCCAACATCCTGCTGCTCCACACCCTGGGCGCCCAGGTCACCGTGGTCGCCCCGCCCACCCTCGTGCCCATCGGCGTCGAGCAGTGGCCCTGCGAGGTCAGCTACGACCTGGACCAGGTGCTGCCCGCCTCCGACGCTGTCATGATGCTGCGCGTGCAGCGCGAGCGGATGAACGCCGCCTTCTTCCCCACCGAGCGGGAGTACTCCCGCCGTTACGGCCTGAACGGCGACCGGATGGCCCGGATGCCCGGGCACTCCGTCGTGATGCACCCGGGCCCGATGAACCGCGGCATGGAGATCACCGCCGAGGTCGCCGACTCCGGCCGCTGCACCGCCGTCGAGCAGGTCGCCAACGGTGTGTCCATCCGCATGGCCGTGCTCTACCTGCTGCTGGGCGGCAACGAGCCCGCCGTCAGCCACGCCCGTACCGAGGAGAACAAGTAACCATGACCAAGATCCTTGTCCGGGGCGCACGGGTGCTCGGTGGCGCGGTGCGGGACGTCCTGATCGACGGCGAGACGGTCGCGGAGGTCGGCGCCGGCCTCGACGCCGGTGACGCCACCGTGATCGAGGCGGACGGGCTGGTCCTGCTGCCCGGTCTGGTCGACCTCCACACCCACCTGCGCGAGCCGGGCCGCGAGGACTCCGAGACGGTCCTCACCGGTACGAAGGCGGCGGCGGTCGGCGGCTTCACGGCCGTCCACGCCATGGCCAACACCTTCCCCGTCGCCGACACCGCCGGAGTGGTCGAGCAGGTCTGGCGCCTGGGCCGCGAGTCCGGCTACTGCGACGTGCAGCCCATCGGCGCGGTCACCGTCGGCCTGGCGGGCAAGCAGCTCGCCGAGCTGGGCGCCATGCACGACTCGGCGGCCGGCGTCCGGGTCTTCTCCGACGACGGCAAGTGCGTGGACGACGCCGTGATCATGCGCCGCGCGCTGGAGTACGTGAAGGCCTTCGACGGCGTCATCGCCCAGCACGCCCAGGAGCCCCGGCTCACCGAGGGCGCGCAGATGAACGAGGGCGTCGTCTCCGCCGAACTGGGTCTCGGCGGCTGGCCCGCCGTCGCCGAGGAGTCGATCATCGCCCGCGACGTCCTGCTCGCCGCGCACGTCGGCTCGCGGGTGCACATCTGCCACCTCTCCACGGCCGGTTCCGTCGAGCTGGTCCGCTGGGCCAAGTCCAAGGGCTGGAACGTCACCGCCGAGGTCACCCCGCACCACCTGCTCCTCACGGACGAGCTCGTACGGTCATACAACCCGGTCTACAAGGTGAACCCGCCCCTTCGTACGGAGGCCGACGTGCTGGCCCTGCGCGAGGCCCTCGCCGACGGCACGATCGACTGCGTCGCCACCGACCACGCCCCGCACCCGCACGAGGACAAGGACTGCGAGTGGGCCGCGGCGGCCATGGGCATGGTCGGCCTGGAGACGGCGCTCTCCGTCGTCCAGCAGACGATGGTCGACACCGGGCTGCTCGACTGGGCCGGGGTCGCGGACCGCATGTCGTTCCGCCCGGCCAGGATCGGCCGGCTGGAGGGACACGGCCGCCCCGTCTCGGCAGGCGAGCCCGCCAACCTCACCCTGGTCGATCCGGCTTACCGTGGTGTCGTGGACCCCGCGGGTTTCGCCTCCCGCAGCCGCAACACCCCCTACGAGGGGCATGAACTGCCGGGACGCGTGACCCACACCTTCCTGCGGGGCCGCGCCACGGTCGTCGACGGGAATCTGGCGTGACAAGCGTGACAACTGCGAACCTCTTCATCCCCCTGGCCGCCGAGCAGAAGTCGGCGGAGGTGACCGACTGGGCCGCCAGGATCGGCTGGGTGGCCGGCCTGCTGCTCTTCGTCGTGCTCGTCTACTGGCTGATGCGGCAGGGCTGGAAATGGCGCGGCAGCCTCCAGTCCGACGTACCGGACCTGCCCACGGCGCCGGAGACCCCGGGCGAGCCCCGGCTGACCCTGACCGGCCGCTACCACGGCTCCACCACCGCCGGGCAGTGGCTCGACCGGATCGTGGCCCACGGGCTCGGTACCCGCAGCCGCGTCGAACTGACCCTGACCGACGCGGGCCTCGACGTGGTACGCCCCGGCGCCACCGACTTCTTCGTCCCGGCCGCCCAACTGCGGGAGGCCCGGCTCGACAAGGGCATCGCCGGGAAGGTCCTCGCCGAGGGCGGCCTGCTGATCGTCACCTGGCAGCACGGCGACCGGCTGATCGACTCCGGCTTCCGGTCCGACCGGTCGGCCGAGCAGGCGGAATGGGTCGGCGCGATCGGCGCGATCACCGGCACGACCACCGCGAACACATCCCTCACCACGACGGAAGGCGCATCATGACCACCTCCCCCCGGGGATCCGCCCGTGACAAGGCGTCTCCCGCCGTGCTCGTCCTGGAGGACGGCCGCAGTTTCCGCGGCCGCGCCTACGGGGCCGTGGGGGAGACGTTCGGCGAGGCGGTGTTCTCCACCGGCATGACCGGCTACCAGGAGACCCTCACCGACCCCTCGTACCACCGCCAGGTCGTCGTGATGACCGCCCCGCACGTCGGCAACACCGGGATCAACGACGAGGACCAGGAGTCGCGCCGCATCTGGGTGTCCGGCTATGTCGTACGGGACCCCGCGCGCGTCCCGTCCAACTGGCGCTCACGGCGCTCGCTGGACGACGAACTGACCGCGCAGGGCGTCGTCGGCATCAGCGGGATCGACACCCGCGCGCTCACCCGCCACCTGCGCGAGCGGGGCGCGATGCGCGTCGGCATCTTCTCCGGGGACGCGCTCAACAGCGCCTCGGGCAAGGGCGTCGCGGACGGCGCGGCGCTTCTCGCCCGCGTCCTGCGGGCCCCCGAGATGAGCGGCGCCGAGCTGTCCTCGGAGGTCACCACCGCCGAGCCGTACGTCGTGCCCGCGATCGGCACCAAGCGGTTCACCGTCGCCGCCCTCGACCTCGGCATCAAGGGCATGACCCCGCACCGGCTGGCCGAACGCGGCATAGAGGTCCACGTCCTGCCCGCCACCGCCACCCTGGACGACGTCTACGCGACCGCCCCCGACGGGGTCTTCCTCTCCAACGGCCCCGGCGACCCCGCCACCGCCGACCTCACCGTCGTCAAGGGCGTCCTGGAGCGCGGCACCCCGCTCTTCGGCATCTGCTTCGGCAACCAGCTCCTCGGCCGGGCGCTGGGCTTCGGCACGTACAAGCTCAAGTACGGGCACCGGGGCATCAACCAGCCCGTGCAGGACAGGACGACCGGGAAGGTCGAGGTCACGGCGCACAACCACGGGTTCGCCGTCGACGCCCCGCTCGACCAGGTCTCCGAGACCCCCTACGGCCGCGCCGAGGTCAGCCATGTCTGCCTCAACGACAACGTGGTGGAGGGGCTGCGGCTGCTCGACCGGCCGGTGTTCAGCGTCCAGTACCACCCGGAGGCGGCCGCGGGCCCGCACGACGCCGCGTACCTCTTCGACCGCTTCACATCCCTGATGGAGGACCAGCGTGCCTAAGCGCACCGATATCCAGTCCGTCCTGGTCATCGGATCGGGACCGATCGTCATCGGCCAGGCCGCTGAGTTCGACTACTCCGGCACCCAGGCCTGCCGGGTCCTCAAGTCCGAGGGCCTGCGCGTCATCCTGGTCAACTCCAACCCCGCCACGATCATGACGGACCCGGAGATCGCCGACGCCACGTACGTCGAGCCGATCACCCCCGAGTTCGTCGAGAAGATCATCGCCAAGGAGCGCCCCGACGCGCTGCTGCCCACCCTCGGCGGCCAGACGGCGCTCAACACCGCCATCTCCATGCACGAACAGGGTGTCCTGGAGAAGTACGGCGTCGAGCTGATCGGCGCCAACGTCGAGGCGATCAACAAGGGCGAGGACCGCGAGCTGTTCAAGGGCGTGGTCGAGGCCGTCCGCGCCAAGATCGGCCACGGCGAGTCCGCCCGCTCGGTGATCTGCCACACGATGGACGACATCCTCGCCGGCGTGGAGACGCTCGGCGGCTACCCCGTCGTCGTCCGCCCCTCCTTCACCATGGGCGGCGCCGGCTCCGGCTTCGCCCACGACGAGGAGGAGCTGCGCCGGATCGCCGGCCAGGGGCTCATGCTCTCGCCGACCACCGAGGTGCTCCTGGAGGAGTCCATCCTTGGCTGGAAGGAGTACGAACTGGAGCTGATGCGCGACAAGAAGGACAACGTCGTCGTCGTCTGTTCCATCGAGAACTTCGACCCGATGGGCGTGCACACCGGTGACTCGATCACCGTCGCGCCCGCGATGACGCTGACCGACCGTGAGTACCAGACCCTCCGGGACGTCGGCATCGCGATCATCCGCGAGGTCGGGGTGGACACCGGCGGCTGCAACATCCAGTTCGCCGTCAACCCCGACGACGGCCGCATCATCGTCATCGAGATGAACCCCCGGGTGTCCCGGTCCTCCGCGCTCGCCTCCAAGGCCACCGGCTTCCCGATCGCCAAGATCGCCGCCCGGCTCGCCGTCGGCTACACGCTGGACGAGATCCCGAACGACATCACCGAGAAGACCCCGGCGTCCTTCGAGCCCACCCTCGACTACGTCGTCGTGAAGGTTCCGCGCTTCGCCTTCGAGAAGTTCCCGCTCGCCGACGCCACGCTGACCACCACCATGAAGTCGGTGGGCGAGGCGATGGCCATCGGCCGTAACTTCACCGAGGCGCTCCAGAAGGCCCTGCGCTCCCTGGAGAAGGCCGGCAGCCAGTTCCGCTTCACCGGCCCGCCCGGCGACAAGGACGCGCTGCTGGAGACCGCCAAGGTCCCCACCGACGGCCGGATCAACACCGTCATGCAGGCCATCAGGGCCGGGGCCACCCAGGAGGAGGTCTTCGACGCGACGAAGATCGACCCGTGGTTCGTGGACCAGCTGTTCCTGATCAAGGAGTACGCGGACGAACTGACCGCCGCCGAACGGCTCTTCCCCGAGCTGCTCGCCGAGGTCAAGCGGCACGGCTTCTCCGACGCCCAGATCGGCGAGATCCGCGGGCTGCGCGAGGACGTCGTCCGGGAGGTCAGGCACTCGCTGGGAGTCCGCCCGGTCTACAAGACGGTCGACACCTGCGCGGCCGAGTTCGCCGCGAAGACCCCGTACTTCTACTCCTCGTACGACGAGGAGAACGAGGTCGCGCCCCGCGAGAAGCCCGCCGTGATCATCCTCGGCTCGGGGCCCAACCGGATCGGCCAGGGCATCGAGTTCGACTACTCGTGCGTGCACGCGTCCTTCGCGCTCAGCGACGCGGGCTACGAGACCGTGATGGTCAACTGCAACCCCGAGACCGTCTCCACCGACTACGACACCTCCGACCGGCTCTACTTCGAGCCGCTCACCCTGGAGGACGTACTGGAGATCGTGCACGTCGAGTCGCTCGCCGGGCCGATCGCGGGCGTCATCGTCCAGCTCGGCGGCCAGACCCCGCTGGGCCTCGCCCAGGCCCTCAAGGACAACGGCGTCCCGGTCGTCGGCACACCTCCCGAGGCGATCCACGCCGCCGAGGACCGCGGCGCGTTCGGCCGGGTCCTCGCCGAGGCCGGCCTGCCCGCGCCCAAGCACGGCACCGCGACCACCTTCGCCGGCGCCAAGGCCATCGCCGACGAGATCGGCTACCCGGTGCTCGTCCGCCCGTCGTACGTGCTCGGCGGGCGTGGCATGGAGATCGTGTACGACGAGACGCGCCTGTCCTCGTACATCGCCGAGTCCACGGAGATCAGCCCCACCCGCCCGGTCCTCGTCGACCGCTTCCTCGACGACGCCATCGAGATCGACGTGGACGCGCTCTACGACGGCACCGAGCTGTACCTGGGCGGCGTCATGGAGCACATCGAGGAGGCCGGGATCCACTCCGGCGACTCGGCGTGCGCCCTGCCGCCCATCACGCTCGGCGGCTACGACATCAAGCGGCTGCGCACATCCACGGAGGCCATCGCCAAGGGCGTCGGGGTGCGCGGTCTGATCAACATCCAGTTCGCCCTCGCGGGGGACATCCTGTACGTCCTGGAGGCCAACCCGCGCGCCTCCCGTACGGTCCCCTTCACCTCCAAGGCGACCGCCGTACCGCTCGCCAAGGCGGCCGCCCGCATCTCGCTCGGCGCCACCGTCGCGGGACTGCGCGCGGAGGGCCTGCTCCCGGCGCACGGCGACGGCGGCACGCTGCCGCTGGACGGGCCGATCTCCGTCAAGGAGGCCGTGATGCCGTGGTCGCGTTTCCGCGACGTCCACGGACGCGGTGTCGACACCGTCCTCGGCCCGGAGATGCGCTCCACCGGCGAGGTCATGGGCATCGACTCCGCCTTCGGCACGGCGTACGCGAAGTCCCAGGCGGGCGCGTACGGGCCGCTGCCGACCAAGGGCCGCGCCTTTATCTCCGTCGCCAACCGCGACAAGCGTTCGATGATCTTCCCGGCGCGCGAGCTGGTGGCCCACGGCTTCGAGCTGCTCGCCACCTCCGGGACGGCCGAGGTCCTCAAGCGCAACGGCATCAAGGCCAGGGTCGTACGCAAGCAGTTCGAGGGCGAGGGCCCCAACGGCGAGCAGACCATCGTCCAGCTCATCCACGCGGGCGAGGTCGACCTCATCGTCAACACCCCGTACGGCACCGGCGGGCGGCTCGACGGCTACGACATCCGTACGGCCGCCGTGGCGCGCGGAGTCCCGTGCCTGACGACGGTCCAGGCGCTGGCCGCCGCCGTCCAGGGCATCGACGCGCTCACCCACGGCGACATCGGCGTCCGTTCCCTCCAGGAACACGCGCGACACCTGATCGCGGCCCGCGAGGACCAGTAGCCCGCACACGAGGGGGGACACCGGACCCGGTGTCCCCCCTCGTGCATGACCTCTCGCGCGACCTGTCGTACGACCTCCTGAGGAAAGCACCCACCCATGTACCGACTCTTCTTCCAGCTGGTCTTCCGCCGGATGGACGCCGAACGCGCCCATCACCTGGCCTTCCGGTGGATCCGCCTCGCCGCCCGCGTCCCCGTCCTGCGCACCTTCGCCGCGGCCGTCCTCGCCCCCCGCCACCCGGAGCTGCGCACCGAAGCCCTCGGCCTGCGGATGCACGGCCCCTTCGGGCTGGCCGCCGGCTTCGACAAGAACGCCGTCGCCGTGGACGGCCTGGCGATGCTCGGCTTCGACCACATCGAGATCGGGACCGTTACCGGGCAGCCCCAGCCGGGCAACCCGAGGAAGCGGCTCTTCCGGCTCGTCGCCGACCGCGCGCTGATCAACCGGATGGGCTTCAACAACGAGGGTTCCGAGGCCGTGGCCGCCCGCCTCGGCGCGCGGCGCGAGGTCTTCCGTACCACCGTCGGCGTCAACATCGGCAAGACCAAGGTCGTCCCTGAGGGTGAGGCGACCGCCGACTACGTCCTGTCGACGGAGCGGCTGGCCGTCCACGCCGACTACCTGGTGGTCAATGTCAGCTCGCCCAACACCCCGGGACTGCGCAGCCTCCAGGCCGTCGACCAGCTCCGGCCGCTGCTCACCGCCGTGCGGGAGGCCGCCGACCGTACGGTCACCGACCGCCGCGTCCCGCTCCTCGTCAAGATCGCCCCCGACCTCGCGGACGAGGACGTCGACGCCGTCGCCGACCTGGCCGTCGAGCTGGGCCTGGACGGCATCATCGCGACGAACACCACCATCGCCAGGGACAGCCTGGGCCTCCGCTCGCCCGCCGGCCTGGTCGCGGAGACCGGCGGGCTGTCCGGCGCGCCCCTCAAGGCCCGCTCCCTGGCCGTCCTGAGCCGGTTGTACGCCCGCGTGGGCGACCGGATCACCCTGGTCGGCGTCGGGGGCGTCGAGGACGCCGAGGACGCCTGGCAGCGGATCCTGGCGGGCGCGACGCTCGTCCAGGGCTACAGCGCGTTCGTCTACCGGGGGCCGTTCTGGAGCCGCGCGGTCCACAAGGGGCTCGCGGCGCGGCTGCGCACGAGCCCGTACGCCACCCTCGCCGACGCCGTCGGCGCCGAGACCCGGAAGGTGACCGCATGACCGCGCGACAGGAGAACCCGGCGCCCGGCCGCCCGCCGGGCGAGCCCTTCGGCGTCAGGCTGCGCCGGGCCATGGACACCCGGGGCCCGCTCTGCGTCGGCATCGACCCGCACGGATCGCTGCTCACGGCCTGGGGCCTGGGCGACGACCTCGCGGGTCTGGAGCGCTTCACCCGGACGACGGTGGAGGCGCTGGCCGACCGGGTCGCCGTCCTCAAGCCGCAGTCCGCGTTCTTCGAGCGCTTCGGCTCCCGAGGCATCGCCGTACTGGAAAAGGCCGTCGAGGAGGCGCGGGCGGCCGGCGCCCTGGTCCTGATGGACGCCAAGCGCGGCGACATCGGCTCGACGATGGAGGCGTACGCGCAGACCTACCTGGACCAGGACTCGCCGCTGTTCTCGGACGCGGTGACCCTCTCCCCGTACCTCGGCTTCGGCTCGCTGCGCCCCGCCCTCGACGCCGCCGCCGTCTCCGGGGCCGGTGTCTTCGTCCTGGCGCTCACCTCCAACCCGGAGGGCGCGGAGGTCCAGCGGGCCACCGCCGCCGACGGCCGGGCGCTGGCGCAGGTCGTGCTCGACCACATCGCCGCCGAGAACCGGGGCGCCCCCGTCCTCGGCTCGGTGGGCGCGGTCGTCGGCGCCACGCTCGGCGACGCGGGGGTCGATCTCGCCGTCAACGGACCGCTGCTCGCTCCCGGCATCGGGGCGCAGGGCGCGACCCCGGCGGATCTCCCGGGCGTCTTCGGCGCGTCGGTCGGGAACGTCGTCCCGAGCGTCAGCCGGGGCGTCCTGCGGCACGGTCCTGGCGTCGCGGCCCTGCGCGAGGCGGCCGAGCGCGTCACGGCGGAGGTCAGGAAGGCCGTCGCGGCGCCCCGGGAGACCCCCTGATGACCGGACGGCCGGCCGGACGACGGCTTCGCGGGGACGTTGCGGGGACCTTCCGGAGACCGCGCGGGGACCTGGCGGCGACGCGACGGAAGCTCTCTTGACCAAAATGTGGGGCAAAATGACCGGAATGTCGCCCCCGATCAATGCTGACCAGGACTTTTCGTCTGTTCTCGCTGACTCCGGCGGCCTTGGCCGCTAGTCTCCGTCGAGAGCCAACGTGCAGTGCGTTGCCCGTTGCTCGCCCTGGTGCGGGGCGATCAGGTCCCGCGCCGGTCCGTATCCGACAGTTCGACATCCGAGGTGACGTAGGCGTGGCTCTTCCGCCCCTTACCCCTGAACAGCGCGCAGCCGCGCTCGAAAAGGCCGCCGCGGCTCGCCGGGAGCGGGCCGAGGTCAAGAATCGACTCAAGCACTCCGGTGCTTCCCTCCATGACGTCATCAAGCAGGGCCAGGAGAACGACGTCATCGGGAAGATGAAGGTCTCCGCCCTCCTTGAGTCCCTGCCCGGCGTGGGCAAGGTCCGCGCCAAGCAGATCATGGAGCGGCTCGGGATCTCCGAGAGCCGCCGCGTGCGCGGTCTTGGCTCCAACCAGATCGCGTCCCTGGAACGCGAGTTCGGCGGCGCGGCTTCCTGACGTTCCCGGGCACTCCCGGGAACCTGGATAATCGCTGCATGGCAGCAGAGGTACGACCGCGGCTGACCGTGCTCTCCGGCCCCTCCGGGGTCGGCAAGAGCACGGTCGTCGCGCATATGCGCAAGGTCCACCCCGAGGTATGGCTCTCGGTGTCGGCCACCACAAGAAAGCCGCGCCCCGGCGAGCGCCACGGCGTCCAGTACTTCTTCGTCTCGGACGAGGAGTTCGACAAGCTGGTCGCCAACGGCGAGCTGCTGGAATGGGCCGAGTTCGCGGGCAACCGCTACGGCACCCCGCGCCGTGCGGTCCTCGACCGCCTGGAGTCGGGCGATCCCGTACTGCTGGAGATCGACCTCCAGGGCGCACGGCAGGTCAAGGAGTCGATGCCCGACTCCCAGCTGGTCTTCCTGGCTCCGCCGAGCTGGGACGAGCTGGTGCGCCGGCTCACCGGCCGGGGCACCGAATCC includes:
- a CDS encoding carbamoyl phosphate synthase small subunit, with product MTTSPRGSARDKASPAVLVLEDGRSFRGRAYGAVGETFGEAVFSTGMTGYQETLTDPSYHRQVVVMTAPHVGNTGINDEDQESRRIWVSGYVVRDPARVPSNWRSRRSLDDELTAQGVVGISGIDTRALTRHLRERGAMRVGIFSGDALNSASGKGVADGAALLARVLRAPEMSGAELSSEVTTAEPYVVPAIGTKRFTVAALDLGIKGMTPHRLAERGIEVHVLPATATLDDVYATAPDGVFLSNGPGDPATADLTVVKGVLERGTPLFGICFGNQLLGRALGFGTYKLKYGHRGINQPVQDRTTGKVEVTAHNHGFAVDAPLDQVSETPYGRAEVSHVCLNDNVVEGLRLLDRPVFSVQYHPEAAAGPHDAAYLFDRFTSLMEDQRA
- the carB gene encoding carbamoyl-phosphate synthase large subunit — translated: MPKRTDIQSVLVIGSGPIVIGQAAEFDYSGTQACRVLKSEGLRVILVNSNPATIMTDPEIADATYVEPITPEFVEKIIAKERPDALLPTLGGQTALNTAISMHEQGVLEKYGVELIGANVEAINKGEDRELFKGVVEAVRAKIGHGESARSVICHTMDDILAGVETLGGYPVVVRPSFTMGGAGSGFAHDEEELRRIAGQGLMLSPTTEVLLEESILGWKEYELELMRDKKDNVVVVCSIENFDPMGVHTGDSITVAPAMTLTDREYQTLRDVGIAIIREVGVDTGGCNIQFAVNPDDGRIIVIEMNPRVSRSSALASKATGFPIAKIAARLAVGYTLDEIPNDITEKTPASFEPTLDYVVVKVPRFAFEKFPLADATLTTTMKSVGEAMAIGRNFTEALQKALRSLEKAGSQFRFTGPPGDKDALLETAKVPTDGRINTVMQAIRAGATQEEVFDATKIDPWFVDQLFLIKEYADELTAAERLFPELLAEVKRHGFSDAQIGEIRGLREDVVREVRHSLGVRPVYKTVDTCAAEFAAKTPYFYSSYDEENEVAPREKPAVIILGSGPNRIGQGIEFDYSCVHASFALSDAGYETVMVNCNPETVSTDYDTSDRLYFEPLTLEDVLEIVHVESLAGPIAGVIVQLGGQTPLGLAQALKDNGVPVVGTPPEAIHAAEDRGAFGRVLAEAGLPAPKHGTATTFAGAKAIADEIGYPVLVRPSYVLGGRGMEIVYDETRLSSYIAESTEISPTRPVLVDRFLDDAIEIDVDALYDGTELYLGGVMEHIEEAGIHSGDSACALPPITLGGYDIKRLRTSTEAIAKGVGVRGLINIQFALAGDILYVLEANPRASRTVPFTSKATAVPLAKAAARISLGATVAGLRAEGLLPAHGDGGTLPLDGPISVKEAVMPWSRFRDVHGRGVDTVLGPEMRSTGEVMGIDSAFGTAYAKSQAGAYGPLPTKGRAFISVANRDKRSMIFPARELVAHGFELLATSGTAEVLKRNGIKARVVRKQFEGEGPNGEQTIVQLIHAGEVDLIVNTPYGTGGRLDGYDIRTAAVARGVPCLTTVQALAAAVQGIDALTHGDIGVRSLQEHARHLIAAREDQ
- the pyrR gene encoding bifunctional pyr operon transcriptional regulator/uracil phosphoribosyltransferase PyrR codes for the protein MDSHSPAHSSEAARPVLEAPDIARVLTRIAHEIVERARGADDVVLLGIPTRGVYLARRLADRLAEITGRVIPVGSLDITMYRDDLRMRPARALGRTDIPADGVDGRLVVLVDDVLFSGRTIRAALDALGDIGRPRAVQLAVLVDRGHRELPIRADYVGKNLPTSLRETVKVQLAEEDGRDTVLLGLRGPDTP
- the bldD gene encoding transcriptional regulator BldD, coding for MSSEYAKQLGAKLRAIRTQQGLSLHGVEEKSQGRWKAVVVGSYERGDRAVTVQRLAELADFYGVPVQELLPGTTPGGAAEPPPKLVLQLERLAHVPQEKAGPLQRYAATIQSQRGDYNGKVLSIRQDDLRTLAVIYDQSPSVLTEQLISWGVLDADARRAVAHDEG
- a CDS encoding quinone-dependent dihydroorotate dehydrogenase gives rise to the protein MYRLFFQLVFRRMDAERAHHLAFRWIRLAARVPVLRTFAAAVLAPRHPELRTEALGLRMHGPFGLAAGFDKNAVAVDGLAMLGFDHIEIGTVTGQPQPGNPRKRLFRLVADRALINRMGFNNEGSEAVAARLGARREVFRTTVGVNIGKTKVVPEGEATADYVLSTERLAVHADYLVVNVSSPNTPGLRSLQAVDQLRPLLTAVREAADRTVTDRRVPLLVKIAPDLADEDVDAVADLAVELGLDGIIATNTTIARDSLGLRSPAGLVAETGGLSGAPLKARSLAVLSRLYARVGDRITLVGVGGVEDAEDAWQRILAGATLVQGYSAFVYRGPFWSRAVHKGLAARLRTSPYATLADAVGAETRKVTA
- a CDS encoding PH-like domain-containing protein produces the protein MTTANLFIPLAAEQKSAEVTDWAARIGWVAGLLLFVVLVYWLMRQGWKWRGSLQSDVPDLPTAPETPGEPRLTLTGRYHGSTTAGQWLDRIVAHGLGTRSRVELTLTDAGLDVVRPGATDFFVPAAQLREARLDKGIAGKVLAEGGLLIVTWQHGDRLIDSGFRSDRSAEQAEWVGAIGAITGTTTANTSLTTTEGAS
- a CDS encoding dihydroorotase, producing MTKILVRGARVLGGAVRDVLIDGETVAEVGAGLDAGDATVIEADGLVLLPGLVDLHTHLREPGREDSETVLTGTKAAAVGGFTAVHAMANTFPVADTAGVVEQVWRLGRESGYCDVQPIGAVTVGLAGKQLAELGAMHDSAAGVRVFSDDGKCVDDAVIMRRALEYVKAFDGVIAQHAQEPRLTEGAQMNEGVVSAELGLGGWPAVAEESIIARDVLLAAHVGSRVHICHLSTAGSVELVRWAKSKGWNVTAEVTPHHLLLTDELVRSYNPVYKVNPPLRTEADVLALREALADGTIDCVATDHAPHPHEDKDCEWAAAAMGMVGLETALSVVQQTMVDTGLLDWAGVADRMSFRPARIGRLEGHGRPVSAGEPANLTLVDPAYRGVVDPAGFASRSRNTPYEGHELPGRVTHTFLRGRATVVDGNLA
- a CDS encoding aspartate carbamoyltransferase catalytic subunit, coding for MLRLPGTSPRTPGHLISAGDLTRDEAVHILDTAEEMARVADRPIKKLPTLRGRTVVNLFFEDSTRTRISFEAAAKRLSADVINFSAKGSSVSKGESLKDTALTLEAMGADAVVIRHGASGAPYRLATSGWIEGVVVNAGDGTHEHPTQALLDAFTLRRRLVGADQGVGRDLEGRRVTIVGDVLHSRVARSNILLLHTLGAQVTVVAPPTLVPIGVEQWPCEVSYDLDQVLPASDAVMMLRVQRERMNAAFFPTEREYSRRYGLNGDRMARMPGHSVVMHPGPMNRGMEITAEVADSGRCTAVEQVANGVSIRMAVLYLLLGGNEPAVSHARTEENK